Proteins found in one Pyrus communis chromosome 15, drPyrComm1.1, whole genome shotgun sequence genomic segment:
- the LOC137717521 gene encoding AAA-ATPase At3g50940-like isoform X1, with product MWCLSQENLPSPKTILSAAASLAASSILFKTIASDLIPEAFQKSFYSRLQKLSSQLTVVVEELDGLTPNQMFEAANLYLGAKVSAATRRIKVNKPEKEEQFLITIDKNQGIVDSFNGVDFKWVLISTEKPNSKRGGENSQSEVRQLELSFHKKHRDMVLRSYLPYILQKSKEIKEERKVVKLHTVDYNGTDYWSSINLDHPASFETMAMEPEMKAALVEDLERFRKRKEYYRRVGKAWKRGYLLYGPPGTGKSSLVAAMANYLKFDIFDLDLREVQCNSDLRRLLIGTKSRSILVIEDIDCSVELQNRDSENEPKAVEDDKISLSAVLNFIDGLWSTCGEERIVVFTTNHKDRLDPALLRPGRMDLHIHMSYCTFGGFKTLAYNYLLIHEHTLFGEIEMLLNGAQATPAEVAGELMKSDDAHVSLQGVIEFLRGKTDRT from the exons ATGTGGTGCTTGTCGCAGGAAAACCTACCGTCACCAAAAACCATACTATCGGCGGCGGCCTCACTCGCCGCCTCCTCAATCCTGTTCAAAACGATTGCAAGCGACCTCATCCCGGAGGCTTTCCAAAAGTCCTTCTACTCCCGACTCCAGAAGCTCTCCTCCCAACTCACCGTCGTTGTGGAGGAGCTCGACGGCCTGACCCCGAACCAGATGTTCGAGGCGGCCAACCTCTACCTCGGCGCCAAGGTCTCCGCCGCTACGCGGAGGATCAAAGTCAACAAGCCCGAAAAGGAGGAGCAGTTTCTGATCACCATTGATAAGAATCAAGGCATCGTTGATTCTTTCAACGGTGTAGATTTCAAGTGGGTTTTGATAAGCACCGAAAAACCGAACAGTAAACGTGGCGGCGAAAATTCGCAGTCGGAGGTCCGACAGTTAGAGCTCAGCTTCCATAAGAAGCACAGGGACATGGTGCTGAGATCTTACTTGCCATACATTCTACAGAAATCCAAAGAAATTAAAGAGGAGAGAAAAGTAGTGAAGCTTCACACGGTTGATTACAATGGCACGGATTACTGGAGCTCAATCAACCTTGATCATCCGGCGAGTTTCGAAACAATGGCTATGGAGCCGGAGATGAAGGCGGCGTTGGTGGAGGACCTTGAGAGGTTTAGAAAGAGGAAGGAGTATTATAGGAGGGTAGGAAAGGCTTGGAAAAGAGGGTACTTGTTGTACGGACCGCCCGGCACGGGAAAGTCGAGCTTGGTTGCGGCCATGGCTAATTATCTCAAGTTTGATATTTTTGACTTGGATTTGAGGGAGGTTCAGTGCAATTCTGATCTGAGAAGGTTACTGATCGGAACGAAGAGCCGGTCGATATTGGTGATCGAGGACATTGATTGTTCAGTTGAGTTGCAGAACAGAGATTCAGAGAACGAGCCCAAAGCCGTGGAAGATGACAAG ATCAGCCTCTCTGCTGTATTGAACTTCATCGACGGACTGTGGTCGACCTGTGGAGAGGAAAGAATTGTCGTGTTTACGACGAACCACAAGGACCGGCTTGATCCAGCGTTGCTGCGACCTGGCCGGATGGACCTGCACATACACATGTCCTACTGCACCTTCGGTGGTTTCAAGACATTGGCATATAACTACCTGCTGATTCACGAGCACACACTTTTCGGAGAAATTGAGATGTTGCTCAACGGGGCACAAGCAACGCCTGCTGAAGTTGCCGGAGAGCTGATGAAGAGCGATGATGCTCATGTTTCCCTTCAAGGTGTTATCGAATTCCTCCGAGGAAAGACTGATAGAACCTGA
- the LOC137717520 gene encoding phosphatidylinositol/phosphatidylcholine transfer protein SFH8-like encodes MSGPLDRFARPCFEGFSSHDERRERKSDFENSEEERRTGIGGNLRKKAINASTKFRRSLKKKRRKSGGGGSRLSTSVSIEDVRDVEELRAVDAFRLVLISEDLLPPRHDDYHMLLRFLTARKFDIEKAKHMWANMIQWRKDFGTDTILEDFDFSELNEVRKHYPQFYHGVDKEGRPVYIERLGKVDPTKLMQVTSLERYVRYHVQEYERCFAIKFPACSIAAKRHIDSSTTIIDVHGVGLKNFTKSARDLTEQLQKIDSDNYPETLCRMFIINASYAFRKVLWPTVKAFLDARTTSKIHVLSNKYQSKLLEIIDASELPEFLGGSCTCSDQGGCMSSDKGPWKDPNILKMVISGEAQCFRQIVTVSNSEGRIIVCDKPRNPLIRSSDTSTTESGSEVEEMGSPKPTRNYLQPKLTPVCEEARVVGKASIATGLREYDELVPMVDKAVDMGWKKPELQPPLASRGASSPRSVGKTTDAMRANIWTMLVAFFVTLISLFRSFSLRATKKFKNSVSDSVHKIPDLTDESTAVEEFRPPSPVPGLSRENLLSSALKKLGELEEKVDMLQAKPLEMPYEKVELLNAAVYRVDALESELIATKKALHEALMRQEELLAYIDRQEQAKLRKKRSCW; translated from the exons ATGTCCGGACCACTGGATCGTTTCGCAAGGCCTT GTTTTGAGGGGTTCTCTAGCCACGACGAAAGGAGGGAAAGGAAATCGGATTTTGAGAACTCGGAGGAGGAGAGGAGGACTGGAATTGGTGGGAATTTGAGGAAGAAAGCAATCAATGCGTCTACTAAATTCAGACGTTCTctcaagaagaagaggaggaagagtggtggtggtggtagtagGCTGTCCACTTCGGTTTCGATTGAGGATGTAAGGGACGTCGAGGAGCTACGGGCTGTTGACGCATTTCGGCTGGTGCTTATTTCGGAAGACTTGCTGCCTCCAAGACATGATGACTATCAtatgttgttgag ATTTTTGACAGCAAGGAAGTTTGATATCGAGAAAGCAAAGCATATGTGGGCCAATATGATTCAATGGAGGAAAGATTTTGGTACTGATACAATTTTGGAG gATTTTGATTTCAGCGAGTTGAATGAAGTTCGAAAGCACTACCCTCAGTTTTATCATGGCGTTGACAAGGAGGGAAGACCTGTTTACATTGAAAGGCTGGGGAAAGTTGATCCCACCAAGCTTATGCAAGTGACTTCCTTGGAACGGTATGTGAGATACCATGTGCAGGAGTATGAAAGGTGTTTTGCCATTAAGTTTCCAGCCTGCTCAATTGCTGCAAAGAGACATATAGATTCAAGCACAACAATTATAGATGTTCACGGCGTG GGTCTTAAAAACTTTACCAAGTCTGCACGAGATCTCACGGAGCAGCTGCAGAAGATTGATAGTGACAACTATCCTGAG ACGCTTTGCCGAATGTTTATAATCAATGCTAGTTATGCTTTTAGGAAGGTGCTCTGGCCTACAGTTAAAGCATTCCTCGATGCCAGAACAACCAGCAAAATTCAT GTTTTGAGTAACAAGTACCAAAGCAAATTACTTGAAATAATCGATGCAAG TGAGTTGCCAGAGTTTTTAGGTGGTAGCTGTACCTGTTCCGATCAGGGAGGTTGTATGTCGTCTGATAAAGGGCCATGGAAGGACCCAAACATACTGAAG ATGGTAATTAGTGGTGAAGCACAATGTTTCAGACAAATAGTTACAGTTTCAAACAGTGAAGGGAGGATAATTGTTTGTGATAAGCCACGCAATCCATTG ATAAGAAGTAGTGATACATCTACCACAGAGTCTGGATCTGAAGTGGAAGAAATGGGATCACCTAAACCAACGAGGAACTACTTACAACCTAAGTTGACTCCTGTTTGTGAAGAA GCTAGGGTAGTCGGTAAAGCGAGCATTGCTACCGGCTTGCGGGAGTACGATGAACTTGTTCCCATGGTTGACAAGGCTGTGGATATGGGATGGAAGAAACCAGAATTACAACCACCACTTGCTTCTAGAG GGGCATCTTCTCCAAGATCTGTGGGGAAAACAACAGATGCCATGCGTGCTAATATCTGGACTATGCTTGTGGCTTTCTTTGTAACCCTCATTTCACTATTCCGATCTTTTTCACTGCGAGCGACtaagaaatttaaaaactctGTTTCTGATTCTGTCCACAAGATTCCTGACCTAACCGATGAGTCAACTGCCGTGGAGGAATTCAGGCCCCCATCACCCGTACCGGGGTTATCCAGGGAAAACCTTCTCTCATCTGCTTTGAAGAAGCTTGGTGAACTTGAGGAGAAGGTAGATATGCTGCAAGCAAAGCCTCTTGAGATGCCTTATGAGAAAGTGGAGCTACTGAATGCTGCTGTTTATCGCGTAGATGCGTTAGAATCAGAGTTAATTGCAACAAAAAAG GCTCTGCATGAGGCTTTAATGAGGCAGGAAGAACTTCTTGCCTATATAGACAGGCAAGAACAGGCCAAGCTTCGG aaaaaaagatCTTGCTGGTGA
- the LOC137718179 gene encoding bifunctional nuclease 1-like, translating into MACLQGPVICPTVRAKRSGFDTLPLVGPLVKARLGFRGISGSITKAGFASRPRNARKCTRVHCTFSSSSDGNGSMAENFNENDEDYVNSSVLEAVEVKSGIDGFMIKMRDGRHMRCVHNNPQGGHLPDYAPHPAIVLKMEDGTGLLLPIIVLEMPSVLLMAAIRNVPIARPTMYQVVKEMIDKMGYEVRLVRVTKRVHEAYFAQLYLRKAGSETECVSFDLRPSDAINIAVRCKVPIQVNKYLAYSDGMKVIESGKFSTQGPASDGLLFTQLDRPNGQPCVETKEFNLVRNMLIAAVEERYRDAAQWRDKLLQLRARKNLA; encoded by the exons ATGGCGTGTTTGCAAGGGCCGGTAATTTGCCCCACCGTTCGAGCGAAGCGATCGGGGTTTGACACTCTGCCTCTGGTAGGCCCTTTGGTGAAGGCTAGGCTTGGATTCCGAGGGATCAGCGGCAGTATCACGAAGGCGGGTTTTGCTTCCCGCCCTCGAAATGCTCGAAAATGCACAAGAGTGCATTGTACTTTCAGTTCTTCGTCGGATGGGAACGGAAGCATGGCGGAGAATTTCAATGAAAATGACGAAGATTATGTCAACTCTAGCGTACTTGAAGCCG TTGAGGTGAAGAGCGGAATTGATGGATTCATGATCAAGATGCGGGATGGTAGGCACATGAGGTGTGTCCATAACAACCCTCAAGGGGGGCATCTCCCCGATTATGCTCCGCATCCTGCAATTGTATTGAAGATGGAGGATGGGACCGGTCTTCTTCTCCCAATAATTGTTT TGGAGATGCCTAGTGTGTTGCTTATGGCAGCAATCCGCAATGTTCCTATT GCTAGGCCAACTATGTATCAAGTGGTGAAGGAGATGATTGACAAGATGGGTTATGAG GTCCGACTTGTCAGAGTCACCAAGAGAGTGCATGAGGCGTATTTTGCTCAGCTATACCTCAGAAAG GCAGGTAGTGAGACAGAGTGTGTCAGCTTTGACCTTCGGCCTTCAGACGCCATCAACATTGCTGTACGGTGCAAG GTTCCCATACAGGTCAACAAGTACCTGGCATACAGCGATGGAATGAAAGTCATCGAATCTGGAAAGTTCTCAACTCAAGGCCCTGCTTCAGATGGATTATTATTTACTCAACTGGATCG GCCAAATGGTCAACCATGTGTTGAAACGAAGGAGTTTAATCTTGTGCGCAACATGCTTATAGCTGCGGTTGAGGAACGATATAGAGATGCTG CTCAATGGAGGGACAAGCTCCTCCAACTTCGTGCCAGAAAGAACTTGGCATGA
- the LOC137717521 gene encoding protein HYPER-SENSITIVITY-RELATED 4-like isoform X2: MWCLSQENLPSPKTILSAAASLAASSILFKTIASDLIPEAFQKSFYSRLQKLSSQLTVVVEELDGLTPNQMFEAANLYLGAKVSAATRRIKVNKPEKEEQFLITIDKNQGIVDSFNGVDFKWVLISTEKPNSKRGGENSQSEVRQLELSFHKKHRDMVLRSYLPYILQKSKEIKEERKVVKLHTVDYNGTDYWSSINLDHPASFETMAMEPEMKAALVEDLERFRKRKEYYRRVGKAWKRGYLLYGPPGTGKSSLVAAMANYLKFDIFDLDLREVQCNSDLRRLLIGTKSRSILVIEDIDCSVELQNRDSENEPKAVEDDKPLCCIELHRRTVVDLWRGKNCRVYDEPQGPA, encoded by the exons ATGTGGTGCTTGTCGCAGGAAAACCTACCGTCACCAAAAACCATACTATCGGCGGCGGCCTCACTCGCCGCCTCCTCAATCCTGTTCAAAACGATTGCAAGCGACCTCATCCCGGAGGCTTTCCAAAAGTCCTTCTACTCCCGACTCCAGAAGCTCTCCTCCCAACTCACCGTCGTTGTGGAGGAGCTCGACGGCCTGACCCCGAACCAGATGTTCGAGGCGGCCAACCTCTACCTCGGCGCCAAGGTCTCCGCCGCTACGCGGAGGATCAAAGTCAACAAGCCCGAAAAGGAGGAGCAGTTTCTGATCACCATTGATAAGAATCAAGGCATCGTTGATTCTTTCAACGGTGTAGATTTCAAGTGGGTTTTGATAAGCACCGAAAAACCGAACAGTAAACGTGGCGGCGAAAATTCGCAGTCGGAGGTCCGACAGTTAGAGCTCAGCTTCCATAAGAAGCACAGGGACATGGTGCTGAGATCTTACTTGCCATACATTCTACAGAAATCCAAAGAAATTAAAGAGGAGAGAAAAGTAGTGAAGCTTCACACGGTTGATTACAATGGCACGGATTACTGGAGCTCAATCAACCTTGATCATCCGGCGAGTTTCGAAACAATGGCTATGGAGCCGGAGATGAAGGCGGCGTTGGTGGAGGACCTTGAGAGGTTTAGAAAGAGGAAGGAGTATTATAGGAGGGTAGGAAAGGCTTGGAAAAGAGGGTACTTGTTGTACGGACCGCCCGGCACGGGAAAGTCGAGCTTGGTTGCGGCCATGGCTAATTATCTCAAGTTTGATATTTTTGACTTGGATTTGAGGGAGGTTCAGTGCAATTCTGATCTGAGAAGGTTACTGATCGGAACGAAGAGCCGGTCGATATTGGTGATCGAGGACATTGATTGTTCAGTTGAGTTGCAGAACAGAGATTCAGAGAACGAGCCCAAAGCCGTGGAAGATGACAAG CCTCTCTGCTGTATTGAACTTCATCGACGGACTGTGGTCGACCTGTGGAGAGGAAAGAATTGTCGTGTTTACGACGAACCACAAGGACCGGCTTGA